The Hypnocyclicus thermotrophus genome includes a window with the following:
- the coaE gene encoding dephospho-CoA kinase (Dephospho-CoA kinase (CoaE) performs the final step in coenzyme A biosynthesis.): MILGLTGGIACGKSEVSKIFMELGLVVIDADKISRDVSKKKEVIKEIEKEFGSKVIKNDEVNREVLGKLIFDNKELREKLNGIMHPKIINEIKNQIKLNNDKKNLILDIPLLFEVKLEYLCDKTLLIISNKELQIDRLMKRDNISREYAIKKIESQMSLEEKKELADFIIDNSISREELKEKIILFYNKYLKKNP; the protein is encoded by the coding sequence ATGATATTAGGGCTTACAGGTGGTATAGCTTGTGGCAAATCTGAAGTAAGTAAAATTTTTATGGAGTTGGGATTAGTTGTAATTGATGCTGATAAAATTTCTCGTGATGTTTCTAAAAAAAAAGAAGTAATCAAAGAGATTGAAAAGGAATTTGGTAGTAAAGTAATAAAAAATGATGAAGTAAATAGAGAAGTTTTAGGAAAACTTATATTTGATAATAAAGAATTAAGAGAAAAATTAAATGGAATAATGCATCCCAAAATTATTAATGAAATAAAAAATCAAATAAAATTAAACAATGATAAAAAAAATCTTATATTAGATATTCCACTTTTATTTGAAGTTAAATTAGAATATTTATGTGATAAAACTTTGCTTATAATATCAAATAAAGAGTTACAAATAGATAGATTAATGAAAAGAGATAATATTTCTAGAGAATATGCAATAAAAAAAATAGAATCACAAATGAGTTTAGAAGAAAAGAAAGAATTAGCTGATTTTATTATAGATAATAGTATTAGTAGAGAGGAATTAAAAGAAAAAATAATATTATTTTATAATAAATATTTAAAAAAAAATCCGTAG
- a CDS encoding YfbR-like 5'-deoxynucleotidase: MLNKGFLLKLFEGFSLNRWNDFIRPIEFTEMDRHALKMMIAYFLGKYEEEQGNIIDWNQLIESGFFDLLKKISLSDIKSPVAKRIKLKNPTAYKELNKWATAQYEVYLDKNLFEKFQNYILDEPINNLTLKILKLAHKYSTKIELEILKKQNLDDRVDPILNKIFNDLTRFKNLASYKFLTQNKNFEELIKIIQYLRYQERWNQSPRVPRTSVLGHSMYVASLTFIISTSLNASQSRIRNNFFTALFHDLMESVTRDIISPVKRATLELPDIIKNIENEIAEEELYPFIDYGLDEIKLFSENEFESRVFIDNKWQTVSTDEIQEKYNDDNYNAIDGEIVKICDELSAFIEAYQSIEYGISSKPLKSAITSISEKYKNKKIANINIGKLYLDF, translated from the coding sequence ATGTTAAATAAAGGTTTTTTACTAAAATTATTTGAAGGTTTTTCTTTGAATAGATGGAATGATTTTATTAGACCAATTGAATTTACAGAAATGGATAGACATGCACTTAAAATGATGATAGCATATTTTTTAGGTAAATATGAAGAAGAACAAGGAAATATTATTGATTGGAACCAGCTTATTGAATCAGGTTTTTTTGATTTATTAAAAAAAATCTCTTTATCAGATATAAAATCACCTGTTGCTAAACGAATTAAACTTAAAAATCCTACTGCATATAAAGAACTTAATAAATGGGCAACAGCACAATACGAAGTATATTTAGATAAAAATCTTTTTGAAAAATTTCAAAACTACATACTTGATGAACCTATTAATAATCTTACTTTAAAAATTTTAAAATTAGCTCATAAATATTCTACAAAAATAGAATTAGAAATATTAAAAAAACAAAATTTAGATGATAGAGTTGATCCTATTTTAAATAAAATTTTTAATGATTTAACAAGATTTAAAAATTTGGCTTCATATAAATTTCTCACTCAAAACAAAAATTTTGAAGAACTTATTAAAATAATTCAATATTTAAGGTATCAAGAAAGATGGAATCAATCGCCTAGAGTTCCTAGAACATCTGTCCTTGGTCATAGTATGTATGTAGCATCCCTTACATTTATTATTTCTACATCTTTAAATGCTTCACAAAGTAGAATAAGAAATAATTTTTTTACAGCACTTTTTCATGATTTAATGGAATCTGTTACTCGTGATATAATTTCACCTGTAAAAAGAGCCACTTTAGAACTCCCAGATATAATAAAAAATATTGAAAATGAGATAGCCGAAGAAGAATTATATCCATTTATCGATTATGGCTTAGATGAAATTAAACTTTTCTCTGAAAATGAATTTGAAAGTCGTGTTTTTATTGATAATAAATGGCAAACTGTTTCTACTGATGAAATACAAGAAAAATATAATGATGATAATTATAATGCTATTGATGGTGAAATTGTAAAAATTTGTGATGAATTATCAGCTTTTATCGAAGCTTATCAATCAATTGAATATGGAATATCTTCAAAACCTTTAAAGTCTGCTATTACAAGTATAAGTGAAAAATATAAAAATAAAAAAATAGCTAATATCAATATTGGGAAATTATACCTTGATTTTTAA
- the trpS gene encoding tryptophan--tRNA ligase, protein MKRSLSGIQPSGILHIGNYFGAIKQFVDNQHDNEGFYFIVDYHALTSLQNAEQLRKNAYDAVLDFLALGLDPEKSTIYLQSDVPECTELAWILSNVSPMGLLERAHSYKDKIAKGISPNVGLFTYPILMAADILLYDADIVPVGKDQKQHLEMTRNIAIKFNQTFGEVFKLPEPQIIESLAVVPGTDGQKMSKSYGNTIQMFASKKELKKQVMGIVTDSTPLEEPKNPDNNITKLYELFATKEEVEEMKNKFLTGGYGYGHAKNELLAKILEYFGEARAKREELIKNPEYVQKVLKQGAEKARDIASKKMIEIKKSVGLSGNIY, encoded by the coding sequence ATGAAAAGAAGCTTGTCTGGTATACAACCAAGTGGTATTTTACATATAGGAAATTATTTTGGAGCAATAAAGCAATTTGTGGATAATCAACATGATAATGAAGGGTTTTATTTTATAGTAGATTATCATGCATTAACATCACTTCAAAATGCAGAACAACTTAGAAAAAATGCATATGATGCTGTTTTAGATTTTTTAGCATTAGGGCTTGATCCAGAAAAATCGACTATTTATTTGCAATCAGATGTACCTGAGTGTACAGAGCTTGCTTGGATATTATCAAATGTAAGTCCTATGGGACTTTTGGAAAGAGCTCATTCATATAAAGATAAGATAGCAAAAGGAATATCTCCAAATGTAGGACTATTTACTTATCCTATACTTATGGCAGCAGATATTTTACTTTATGATGCAGATATAGTACCAGTGGGAAAAGATCAAAAACAACATCTTGAAATGACTAGAAATATAGCAATAAAATTTAATCAAACTTTTGGAGAAGTATTTAAACTTCCTGAACCTCAAATAATAGAAAGTTTGGCAGTAGTGCCTGGAACTGATGGACAAAAAATGAGTAAATCTTATGGAAATACTATACAAATGTTTGCATCTAAAAAAGAATTAAAAAAACAAGTAATGGGAATAGTAACAGATTCAACACCTTTAGAAGAGCCTAAAAATCCCGATAATAATATAACAAAATTATATGAATTATTTGCTACAAAAGAAGAAGTAGAAGAAATGAAAAATAAATTTTTAACTGGTGGATATGGTTATGGACATGCTAAAAATGAATTATTAGCAAAAATATTAGAATATTTTGGAGAAGCAAGAGCCAAAAGAGAAGAATTAATTAAAAATCCGGAATATGTACAAAAAGTGTTAAAGCAAGGAGCAGAAAAAGCAAGAGATATAGCTAGTAAAAAAATGATAGAAATAAAAAAATCTGTAGGATTATCCGGAAATATATATTAG
- a CDS encoding aminotransferase-like domain-containing protein — translation MNIKINLKNNKKLYVQIFDEIKKRIENGELKSNSKLLSIRTLAKQLNVNPATVMKAYDLLEEKNYIYKITGSGCYVSNEFENIDKNVEIDIVNMNFNKNIKRYYDLANSYPDRSFFKLHILKNSINDSFNKYGIDMFFYSEIDGDKTLKKLIVEKFYSKHRINNIDKIKILSSSTHALDIICKKLLKPGDKIVVEGYTNPNALSIFKKYNIQIISISLEKNGINIEKFKSLLKQEKIKFLYTIPNFNNPTNIITTDTKKKELINLAKKYKFYIIEDDVLSDISFNKKLNTLKSFDFNNTNVFYLFSFSKIFLPGIRLSYVTIPNNINTLNIETSPSIFIQKFFYKFLKKIDFERYKNSLKIFYEKKYKFFKENLEQIEQIEILNNSEGGFYFWIKLPNWMDSKKLYEICLKHNLAIIPGNIFHHKYIFSNYIRVSYSSIEKEKILDAINILKKCIYNYSVLKK, via the coding sequence TTGAATATAAAAATTAATTTAAAAAATAATAAAAAATTATATGTTCAAATATTTGATGAAATTAAAAAAAGAATTGAAAACGGAGAACTAAAATCTAATTCAAAACTTTTATCTATTAGAACTTTAGCAAAACAGTTAAATGTAAATCCTGCTACTGTTATGAAAGCATATGATTTATTAGAAGAAAAAAATTATATTTATAAAATTACTGGTAGTGGCTGTTATGTAAGTAATGAATTTGAAAATATTGATAAAAATGTAGAAATTGATATAGTAAATATGAATTTTAATAAAAATATTAAAAGATATTATGACCTTGCTAATAGTTATCCTGATCGCTCATTTTTTAAACTTCATATTTTAAAAAATTCAATAAATGATTCATTTAATAAATATGGTATAGATATGTTTTTTTATAGTGAAATTGACGGTGACAAAACTCTAAAAAAACTTATAGTCGAAAAATTTTATTCAAAACATAGAATAAATAATATTGATAAAATTAAAATTCTTTCTAGTAGTACTCATGCACTTGATATTATTTGTAAAAAATTATTAAAACCTGGAGATAAAATAGTAGTTGAAGGATACACTAATCCAAATGCATTATCTATATTTAAAAAATATAACATACAAATAATATCTATTTCACTTGAAAAAAATGGTATAAATATCGAAAAATTTAAATCATTGCTTAAACAAGAAAAAATAAAATTTCTTTATACTATTCCAAATTTTAACAATCCTACTAATATAATAACTACTGATACCAAAAAAAAAGAACTAATTAATTTAGCTAAAAAATATAAATTTTATATTATAGAAGACGATGTACTTTCTGATATATCATTTAATAAAAAATTAAATACTTTAAAAAGTTTTGATTTTAATAACACTAACGTTTTTTATCTATTTAGTTTTTCAAAAATTTTTTTACCTGGCATAAGATTATCTTATGTAACTATTCCAAATAATATTAACACATTAAATATAGAAACTTCTCCTTCTATATTTATCCAAAAATTTTTTTATAAATTTCTTAAAAAAATTGATTTTGAACGTTATAAAAACTCATTAAAAATATTTTATGAAAAAAAATATAAATTTTTTAAAGAAAATCTAGAACAAATAGAACAAATAGAAATTTTAAACAATTCTGAAGGGGGTTTTTATTTTTGGATAAAACTTCCTAATTGGATGGATAGTAAGAAACTTTATGAAATATGCTTAAAACATAATTTAGCTATAATTCCAGGAAATATTTTTCATCATAAATATATTTTCTCAAATTATATAAGAGTTAGCTATTCTTCAATTGAAAAAGAAAAAATTTTAGATGCTATAAACATTTTAAAAAAATGTATTTACAATTATTCTGTATTAAAAAAATGA
- a CDS encoding pyridoxal-phosphate-dependent aminotransferase family protein, with protein MSKLLMTPGPTNIPTEVQNILGQDMIHHRFDDFHKIMENLNEKLKKIFFTQNDVYTMTCSGTGVMETAVVNLFSKGEKVAIVNVGNFGKRFVQICKVYGLNVIELEYNWGETYNINDIKKVISENNDLKGIFVTHSETSTGVLNNIKAIGELTKNSDILLIVDVISGMIVNEFRFDEWNVDCAVAGSQKGFLLPPGIAFVSISDKAKKALYKSDLPKFYFDLKVTIKYYNEKKETPWTPAIPIIRAAEVACDLLLKEGIENIQIKHTKLRKYVEDEVQKLGFKLFVKNPEARGNTLVTVYREDNLDLTKLRDYIDNEYNITIAGGQGKYNGKILRFGCLGLLTIQDFNNLFKKIKKYIEENN; from the coding sequence ATGTCTAAACTTCTTATGACTCCAGGTCCTACTAATATTCCAACTGAAGTACAAAATATACTTGGTCAAGATATGATTCATCATAGATTTGATGATTTTCATAAAATTATGGAAAATTTAAATGAAAAACTAAAAAAAATATTTTTTACACAAAATGATGTATATACTATGACTTGTTCTGGTACAGGTGTTATGGAAACCGCTGTTGTAAATCTTTTTTCTAAAGGTGAAAAAGTTGCTATTGTAAATGTAGGTAATTTTGGTAAAAGATTTGTACAAATATGCAAAGTTTATGGATTAAATGTAATTGAATTAGAATATAATTGGGGAGAAACTTATAATATAAATGATATTAAAAAAGTAATCTCTGAAAATAATGATCTAAAAGGAATTTTTGTAACTCATAGTGAAACATCTACAGGTGTATTAAATAATATAAAAGCTATCGGTGAATTAACTAAAAATAGCGATATTTTATTAATAGTAGATGTAATTAGTGGTATGATAGTTAACGAGTTTAGATTTGATGAATGGAATGTAGATTGTGCAGTAGCTGGAAGTCAAAAAGGATTTTTATTACCACCAGGAATAGCATTTGTATCTATCAGTGATAAAGCTAAAAAAGCTCTTTATAAATCCGATTTACCAAAGTTTTATTTTGATTTAAAAGTTACTATAAAATATTATAATGAAAAAAAAGAAACGCCTTGGACTCCTGCAATACCTATTATTCGTGCTGCTGAAGTAGCTTGTGATTTATTATTAAAAGAAGGTATTGAAAATATACAAATCAAACATACAAAACTTAGAAAATATGTAGAAGATGAAGTTCAAAAACTTGGATTTAAACTATTTGTAAAAAATCCTGAAGCTAGAGGAAATACTCTTGTTACAGTTTATAGAGAAGATAATTTAGATTTAACTAAATTAAGAGATTATATTGATAATGAATATAATATAACAATTGCTGGTGGTCAAGGAAAATATAATGGAAAAATATTAAGATTTGGATGTCTTGGACTTTTGACAATACAAGATTTTAATAATCTTTTTAAAAAAATTAAAAAATATATAGAAGAAAATAATTAA
- a CDS encoding MFS transporter, translating to MAKLTKEEKSWVIYDVANSAFTLILITTIMPIFFKDFVSKGIDSAISTANWGYANSFASLILALIAPILGTFADYKGYKKRFFSIFLLLGLLATLLLISINQGEWIKCIIFFVIARVGWAGANIFYDAFLTDVSREENMAKVSAYGFSWGYIGSVVPFIITIILVIILKKDGEIISPIASKLSFFIVFLWWGLFSIPMLKNTKQNYYVKINKNENIFTQSFKRFFKTFKEIKHYKNIMLFLFAYFFYIDGVNTIISMASAYGRDVGLSVISLILAILMIQIVAFPATLLFGKLSDKISQKTLIFIAILIYIIITFLAFKLPNFESINIKIKLFWILALLVALSQGGVQSISRSIYASLIPKEKSTEFFGFYNIFGKFATILGPFLMGIVSTYTGSSRYGVLSIMFLFLIGIGFLSFVKINK from the coding sequence ATGGCAAAATTAACAAAAGAAGAAAAAAGCTGGGTAATATATGACGTAGCAAATTCAGCGTTTACACTTATTTTAATAACTACTATTATGCCTATATTTTTTAAAGATTTTGTATCAAAAGGTATCGATAGTGCTATATCTACAGCAAATTGGGGATACGCGAATTCTTTTGCTTCTTTAATCTTAGCTTTAATAGCTCCTATTTTAGGTACTTTTGCTGACTATAAAGGATATAAAAAAAGATTTTTTTCAATATTTTTATTACTAGGATTATTAGCTACTTTACTTCTTATTAGTATTAATCAAGGAGAATGGATAAAGTGTATAATATTTTTTGTAATTGCAAGAGTTGGATGGGCTGGAGCGAATATATTTTATGATGCATTTCTTACTGATGTATCTAGAGAAGAAAATATGGCAAAAGTATCAGCTTATGGATTTAGTTGGGGATATATAGGTAGTGTTGTACCATTTATAATTACTATTATACTTGTAATAATATTAAAAAAAGATGGAGAGATAATTTCGCCAATAGCCTCAAAGCTTAGTTTTTTTATAGTATTTTTATGGTGGGGATTATTTTCTATACCAATGTTAAAAAATACAAAGCAAAATTATTATGTAAAAATAAATAAAAATGAAAATATTTTTACTCAAAGTTTTAAAAGGTTTTTTAAAACATTTAAAGAGATAAAACATTATAAAAATATTATGTTGTTTTTATTTGCATATTTCTTTTATATTGATGGAGTAAATACGATTATTAGTATGGCATCAGCATATGGAAGAGATGTAGGTCTTTCTGTAATATCTCTCATATTAGCTATACTCATGATACAGATAGTGGCATTTCCAGCAACGCTTTTATTTGGAAAATTATCAGACAAAATATCACAAAAAACTCTTATTTTTATTGCGATTTTAATATATATTATAATTACATTTTTAGCATTTAAATTGCCTAATTTTGAAAGTATTAATATAAAAATTAAATTGTTTTGGATATTAGCATTATTAGTTGCTCTTTCGCAAGGAGGAGTACAATCAATAAGTCGTTCAATATATGCGTCACTTATACCAAAGGAAAAATCTACAGAATTTTTTGGATTTTATAATATATTTGGGAAATTTGCTACGATTCTAGGTCCATTTTTAATGGGAATAGTAAGTACATATACAGGTAGTTCTAGATATGGAGTGCTTAGTATAATGTTTTTATTTTTAATAGGAATAGGATTTCTTTCATTTGTAAAAATAAATAAATAA
- a CDS encoding KpsF/GutQ family sugar-phosphate isomerase, producing the protein MDILKFAKEIFEIEINELNKVKNKLDNSFEKAINLILNSKGKVVVTGIGKSGIIGKKIAATFASTGTLAVFMNAAEGIHGDLGMISKDDIVLAISNSGNSDEVISIIPSIKKIGATLIALTGNKKSILAKEANCILNIGVETEACPINLAPTSSTTATLVMGDALAATLIKLRNFKPEHFAIYHPGGALGKRLLLKVNDVMHKSNNLAIVNSNAPIDKIIIEMTNKNLGAVCVVENDIMVGIITEGDIRRALKNKENFFNYIANDIMTKNFTYITENDMAIKALELMENRESQISVLPVLNNKKLVGLVRIHDLLKVSV; encoded by the coding sequence ATGGATATACTCAAATTTGCAAAAGAGATTTTTGAAATTGAAATTAATGAATTAAACAAAGTAAAAAATAAATTAGATAATTCATTTGAAAAAGCAATAAATTTAATTCTTAATTCTAAAGGAAAAGTTGTTGTAACTGGTATAGGAAAATCTGGAATTATCGGTAAAAAAATTGCTGCTACTTTTGCTTCTACTGGAACTTTAGCAGTATTTATGAATGCTGCCGAAGGAATACATGGTGACCTTGGAATGATAAGTAAAGATGATATTGTACTAGCTATTTCAAATAGTGGAAATAGCGATGAAGTAATTTCAATTATTCCTTCAATCAAAAAAATAGGTGCTACTCTTATTGCTCTTACTGGCAATAAGAAGTCCATTTTAGCAAAAGAAGCCAATTGTATACTTAATATTGGCGTTGAAACAGAAGCTTGTCCTATTAATTTAGCTCCTACTTCTTCTACTACTGCTACTTTAGTTATGGGTGATGCTTTAGCTGCTACTCTTATTAAATTGCGTAATTTTAAGCCAGAACACTTTGCTATTTATCATCCTGGAGGAGCTCTTGGAAAAAGATTATTATTAAAAGTAAATGATGTAATGCATAAATCTAATAATTTAGCAATTGTTAACTCTAATGCTCCTATTGATAAAATTATTATTGAGATGACAAATAAAAATCTTGGAGCTGTATGTGTAGTAGAAAATGATATTATGGTTGGTATTATAACCGAAGGCGATATACGTAGAGCATTAAAAAATAAAGAGAATTTTTTTAACTATATCGCAAATGATATCATGACAAAAAATTTTACTTATATAACTGAAAATGATATGGCTATAAAAGCTTTAGAACTTATGGAAAATAGAGAAAGTCAAATTTCTGTACTCCCAGTACTTAACAATAAAAAACTTGTTGGGCTTGTACGTATTCATGATTTATTAAAAGTTTCTGTATAA
- a CDS encoding PTS sugar transporter subunit IIA, translating to MFKKFFKKKENVVEVYSPLDGEVIQLEKVPDDAFSSKIIGDGIAIIPNGDTIYAPFDSEDISIFDTKHAVSFQKGDIELIVHFGIDTVKLNGEGFSKLVLKDEGSVKKGEKLIAYDLNFIKNKAKSIISPIVVSSMDEIDEIFDIKYGKVNALEPIFKIRLKK from the coding sequence ATGTTTAAGAAGTTTTTTAAGAAAAAAGAAAATGTAGTAGAAGTATATTCTCCACTTGATGGAGAAGTAATTCAATTAGAAAAAGTTCCTGATGATGCTTTTTCTTCAAAAATAATTGGTGATGGCATTGCAATTATTCCAAATGGAGATACTATATATGCTCCATTTGATAGTGAAGACATTAGTATATTTGATACGAAACATGCTGTATCATTCCAAAAAGGTGATATAGAATTAATAGTGCATTTTGGAATTGATACTGTAAAATTAAATGGAGAAGGATTTAGTAAACTTGTATTAAAAGATGAAGGAAGTGTAAAAAAAGGAGAAAAACTAATAGCATATGATTTGAATTTTATTAAAAATAAGGCTAAATCAATAATTTCTCCCATAGTAGTTTCATCTATGGATGAAATAGATGAGATATTTGATATTAAATATGGAAAAGTGAATGCATTAGAACCAATATTTAAAATAAGATTAAAAAAGTAG
- the pdxS gene encoding pyridoxal 5'-phosphate synthase lyase subunit PdxS: protein MNNRYELNKNLAQMLKGGVIMDVTNAEQAKIAEEAGACAVMALERVPADIRAAGGVARMSDPKMIKEIQEAVSIPVMAKVRIGHFVEAQILEALEIDYIDESEVLTPADDKYHIDKTKFSVPFVCGAKNLSEALRRIAEGASMIRTKGEPGTGDVVEAVKHMRAMNSEMSRIKSLNEDELYNAAKELQVPLELLKYVHKHGKLPVVNFAAGGVATPADAALMMQLGCDGVFVGSGIFKSGDPRKRAQAIVKAVTHYNDPKVLAEISEDLGEAMVGIGIHTLSEDEKMAKRGW from the coding sequence ATGAATAATAGATATGAATTAAATAAAAATTTAGCACAAATGCTAAAAGGCGGAGTAATAATGGATGTTACTAATGCAGAACAAGCGAAAATAGCAGAAGAAGCAGGAGCTTGTGCTGTAATGGCATTAGAAAGAGTACCAGCAGATATTAGAGCAGCCGGAGGAGTAGCTAGAATGTCAGATCCTAAAATGATAAAAGAGATACAAGAAGCAGTATCAATACCAGTAATGGCAAAAGTAAGGATAGGTCATTTTGTAGAAGCTCAAATATTAGAGGCGTTAGAAATAGATTATATTGATGAAAGTGAAGTTTTAACTCCAGCTGATGATAAATATCATATAGATAAAACAAAATTTAGTGTGCCATTTGTATGTGGGGCAAAAAATTTATCAGAAGCACTTAGAAGGATAGCAGAAGGTGCTTCAATGATTAGAACAAAAGGAGAACCAGGAACAGGTGATGTAGTAGAAGCAGTAAAACATATGAGAGCAATGAATAGTGAAATGAGTAGAATAAAATCATTAAATGAAGATGAATTATATAATGCAGCAAAAGAACTTCAAGTTCCATTAGAATTATTAAAATATGTACATAAACATGGTAAATTACCAGTAGTAAATTTTGCGGCAGGAGGAGTAGCGACTCCAGCCGATGCGGCTCTTATGATGCAGCTTGGTTGTGATGGAGTTTTTGTTGGTTCTGGAATATTTAAATCAGGAGATCCAAGAAAAAGAGCACAAGCAATAGTAAAAGCAGTTACACATTATAATGATCCAAAAGTTTTAGCAGAAATATCAGAAGATTTAGGAGAAGCAATGGTAGGAATAGGAATTCATACTCTTAGTGAAGATGAAAAAATGGCTAAAAGAGGGTGGTAG
- a CDS encoding DUF1858 domain-containing protein, which translates to MVTKDSNILEAVQKYPVIAQVFQRYGLGCIGCMVASGESLGEGISSHGLNADAIIAEINDIISKQEANK; encoded by the coding sequence ATGGTAACTAAAGATAGTAATATATTAGAAGCTGTTCAAAAATACCCTGTAATTGCTCAAGTATTCCAAAGATATGGTCTTGGTTGTATCGGATGTATGGTTGCATCTGGAGAAAGTTTAGGAGAAGGAATTTCTTCTCATGGATTAAACGCTGATGCAATAATTGCAGAAATAAATGACATCATTTCAAAACAAGAAGCTAATAAATAA
- the pdxT gene encoding pyridoxal 5'-phosphate synthase glutaminase subunit PdxT, whose product MKIGVLALQGAFIEHINILRNLNVEAIEIRKKEKLNEIDGLIIPGGESTAIGKLLVDLNIKDSLIEKIKEGLPIFGTCAGLILLAKKIVNDDKIHLGVMDIVVRRNAYGRQLGSFYTEEYVKNIGEKIKMTFIRAPYIEAVENNVEVLSQVNGHIVAAKQNNILVTSFHPELTDDNRVHKYFIKIVKENKK is encoded by the coding sequence ATGAAGATAGGAGTATTAGCACTCCAAGGAGCTTTTATTGAGCATATAAATATTTTAAGAAATTTAAATGTAGAAGCTATAGAAATAAGAAAAAAAGAAAAATTAAATGAAATAGATGGACTTATAATTCCTGGAGGAGAAAGTACAGCTATTGGAAAACTTTTAGTAGATTTAAATATAAAAGATAGTTTGATAGAAAAAATAAAAGAAGGTTTACCAATATTTGGAACATGTGCAGGACTTATATTACTTGCAAAAAAAATTGTGAATGATGATAAAATTCATTTAGGAGTAATGGATATAGTAGTAAGAAGAAATGCATATGGAAGACAATTAGGAAGTTTTTATACAGAAGAATATGTAAAAAATATAGGCGAAAAAATTAAAATGACTTTTATAAGAGCACCATATATTGAAGCTGTTGAAAATAATGTAGAAGTTTTATCACAAGTAAATGGACATATAGTGGCAGCAAAGCAAAATAATATTTTAGTTACTTCATTTCATCCAGAACTTACAGATGATAATAGGGTTCATAAATATTTTATAAAAATAGTAAAAGAAAATAAAAAATAA
- a CDS encoding lysophospholipid acyltransferase family protein: MKKYFEGNTYTTPVNKKRFLLDRLVFNTRVAFFWKYSKIVLNCRKLALKGIYNTENWAKTSYDIFQLIEGSGGRFEISGLENLAKLDKPVVFISNHMSTLETMVFPSIIAPYLECTFVVKDTLLTYPFFGPVMKARDPIAVSRENSREDLIKVINEGVKKLKNGISVIIFPQSTRTVEFDPKKFNSLGIKLGKKANVDVVPIAIKTDFWGNGKYIKDFGKIDRSKKIYIKFGKKISIEGNGKKEHNQIIEFIEKNLKIWSEE; encoded by the coding sequence ATGAAGAAATATTTTGAAGGCAATACATACACAACACCAGTTAATAAAAAAAGATTTTTGCTAGATAGATTAGTATTTAATACAAGAGTAGCTTTTTTTTGGAAATATAGTAAAATAGTTTTAAATTGTAGAAAGTTAGCATTAAAAGGAATTTACAATACAGAAAATTGGGCAAAAACTTCTTATGATATATTTCAATTAATAGAAGGGTCTGGAGGAAGGTTTGAGATATCAGGATTAGAAAATTTAGCAAAATTGGATAAACCAGTAGTATTTATAAGTAATCATATGAGTACGTTAGAAACTATGGTTTTTCCATCAATTATAGCACCTTATTTAGAATGTACTTTTGTTGTAAAGGATACTCTTTTAACATATCCTTTTTTTGGACCAGTAATGAAAGCTAGAGATCCTATAGCAGTAAGTAGAGAAAATTCAAGAGAAGATTTAATAAAAGTAATAAATGAAGGTGTAAAAAAATTAAAAAATGGTATATCAGTAATAATATTTCCCCAAAGTACAAGAACAGTAGAATTTGATCCTAAAAAATTTAATTCATTAGGAATAAAATTAGGAAAAAAAGCAAATGTAGATGTAGTACCTATAGCAATAAAAACTGATTTTTGGGGAAATGGGAAATATATTAAAGATTTTGGGAAAATAGATAGAAGTAAAAAAATATATATTAAATTTGGAAAAAAAATTTCTATAGAGGGGAATGGAAAAAAAGAGCATAATCAAATAATAGAATTTATAGAAAAAAATTTAAAAATATGGAGTGAAGAGTAA